A window from Myxocyprinus asiaticus isolate MX2 ecotype Aquarium Trade chromosome 37, UBuf_Myxa_2, whole genome shotgun sequence encodes these proteins:
- the LOC127428039 gene encoding putative claudin-24, whose product MDPGVCALELLGVFFSLGAWLFSLMTTMTSQWLTLSTELLPIESFELGLWETCVVQELGVMECRPYDSLLGLPSEIRLARILMCTTVVIGLIGLLFAIPGIYLVNSCEHTETLETKRTLKMLGGIFCFVAGILGLVPVSYIAHLTVLRFFDESVPSVVPRWEFGDALFFGWTAGCLHLVAGFLLVTSCIWLQNEECQLIRSKTLSRTHMMHPEHSPRRRTEYV is encoded by the coding sequence ATGGACCCTGGAGTTTGTGCTCTGGAGTTGCTGGGAGTCTTTTTCTCGTTGGGCGCCTGGTTGTTTTCTCTCATGACCACTATGACGTCCcaatggctcacgctttccacgGAGCTTCTTCCGATAGAGAGCTTCGAGCTGGGATTGTGGGAAACTTGTGTGGTCCAGGAACTGGGTGTTATGGAGTGCAGACCGTATGACAGTCTGTTGGGTCTCCCTTCCGAAATCCGACTTGCCAGAATTTTGATGTGCACAACGGTGGTGATCGGTCTAATTGGGTTGCTATTCGCAATCCCGGGCATCTACCTGGTCAACAGCTGTGAACACACTGAGACCCTCGAAACCAAGAGGACCCTCAAAATGCTTGGTGGAATTTTTTGCTTTGTTGCAGGAATACTCGGGCTGGTGCCCGTGTCGTACATTGCACACCTGACAGTTCTGCGGTTCTTCGATGAAAGCGTGCCCAGTGTGGTTCCACGTTGGGAGTTTGGGGATGCACTCTTCTTCGGCTGGACGGCAGGGTGTTTGCATTTGGTCGCGGGCTTTCTGCTGGTCACCTCCTGCATATGGCTGCAAAATGAAGAGTGCCAGCTAATCCGATCTAAAACGCTTAGCAGAACACACATGATGCACCCAGAACATTCTCCAAGAAGAAGGACAGAATATGTGTGA